Proteins from a single region of Ziziphus jujuba cultivar Dongzao chromosome 1, ASM3175591v1:
- the LOC107423062 gene encoding vacuolar protein sorting-associated protein 28 homolog 2 has translation MEVKLWNDKREREMYDNFAELYAIIKATEKLEKAYIRDIISSSEYEAECLKLIAHFKTLASTLKDTIPSIERFADTYKMDCPAALNRLITSGVPATVEHRAAAAASANTSAAAVAECTQHFITAMDTLKLNMVAVDQVHPALSALAASLNKVTFLPPDFLGKVKLREWIGKLLKMGAADELSALEARQLVYDLEASYDLFMAALPNAGT, from the coding sequence ATGGAGGTTAAGCTCTGGAACGACAAGCGCGAGAGAGAAATGTATGACAACTTCGCTGAGCTCTACGCCATTATAAAGGCCACCGAGAAGCTTGAGAAGGCCTACATTCGGGACATTATCTCCTCGTCGGagtacgaggctgaatgtctaAAACTCATTGCCCACTTCAAAACCTTAGCTTCCACACTCAAAGATACCATACCTAGCATAGAACGCTTTGCTGATACTTACAAGATGGATTGCCCAGCAGCTTTAAACCGCCTAATTACCTCTGGGGTACCTGCCACGGTGGAGCACCGGGCTGCTGCGGCTGCCTCTGCTAACACGTCGGCAGCTGCCGTGGCCGAGTGTACACAGCATTTCATCACGGCAATGGACACGTTGAAACTCAATATGGTTGCGGTTGATCAGGTGCATCCCGCTCTCTCTGCCCTTGCAGCATCACTGAATAAGGTGACCTTTCTGCCTCCAGATTTTCTGGGGAAGGTGAAATTGAGGGAATGGATTGGAAAGCTGTTGAAGATGGGTGCCGCGGATGAGTTGTCTGCCTTGGAAGCTCGGCAGCTTGTCTATGATCTTGAAGCATCATATGATTTATTCATGGCAGCTTTGCCCAATGCTGGTACTTGA